A single genomic interval of uncultured Desulfobacter sp. harbors:
- a CDS encoding YkgJ family cysteine cluster protein — MTKNNTLDLTRFKCLGCGACCRQSGYVRLGTKEPDIIADFLNMDVRDFIETFTCLTRDRNGLSIIDAPDGACIFLDSNGCRINPVKPAQCRDFPVKWRFSGFEQICQWARQVVTE; from the coding sequence ATGACGAAAAATAATACATTGGACCTGACACGTTTTAAATGCCTGGGCTGCGGGGCCTGCTGCAGACAAAGCGGCTATGTGCGCCTGGGTACGAAAGAACCGGATATCATTGCCGATTTCCTGAATATGGATGTCCGGGATTTTATAGAGACCTTCACCTGCCTGACCCGGGACCGCAACGGGCTTTCAATCATTGATGCTCCTGACGGCGCCTGTATTTTTCTGGACAGCAATGGGTGCCGCATCAATCCTGTCAAACCTGCTCAGTGCCGGGACTTTCCAGTCAAATGGAGATTTTCAGGTTTTGAACAAATTTGCCAATGGGCTCGACAGGTTGTTACAGAATAA